In Oncorhynchus gorbuscha isolate QuinsamMale2020 ecotype Even-year linkage group LG02, OgorEven_v1.0, whole genome shotgun sequence, a single genomic region encodes these proteins:
- the LOC123993332 gene encoding uncharacterized protein LOC123993332 has product MYILATAVCLLGFASAQKVTKLTSCLTKEKNLRMDCEYELTAATPVPTCTYTQENNVVGSTDPAKSQDPTFKNRGAVAIMEGISTCRLNLTGFSDDKPKNFTCTIKQKETVSKTSTVEKKLLLQCSAWSEHGSMLMLTVTSLVLLLEAKWL; this is encoded by the exons ATGTACATCCTAGCCACAGCTGTCTGCCTGTTGG GTTTTGCCTCAGCCCAGAAGGTGACTAAGCTGACCTCCTGCCTGACAAAGGAGAAAAACCTGAGGATGGACTGTGAATACGAGCTGACAGCTGCGACACCAGTTCCTACCTGCACATACACCCAGGAGAACAATGTGGTGGGCAGCACAGACCCTGCTAAGAGTCAGGACCCCACCTTCAAGAACCGTGGTGCTGTCGCCATCATGGAAGGCATCTCCACCTGCCGTCTCAACCTCACTGGCTTTTCCGACGACAAGCCCAAAAACTTCACCTGCACCATCAAGCAGAAAGAGACGGTGTCAAAAACTTCCACTGTGGAAAAGA agcTACTCCTCCAGTGTTCAGCGTGGAGTGAGCATGGCAGCATGTTGATGTTGACTGTGACATCACTTGTTTTGCTGCTGGAAGCCAAGTGGCTGTGA